cttcggtgtcgtggccgtggtcccggtggtactcacagtacgcccgagagggcctcctcccaggaatcttcttcatctgtctcgggaccgggaggtcctcccgccccttgatttccatgaggatctggacccggggagtcaggagaggagtgtaccggttgaaacgtcggggcggagaacgagggcgtagggcgccgtggttcctcgccggcgacaggcttctgcgccgacgttgaggcatcgggctcctcctctggtgtgcctcttttcgccttttcttcccgagctttggagggatctcggcggcctccttgctccggtgggcggccgcctcctcggcgtccgcatactggttcgcccgggacaacagctccgggaagctctgcggcaggcgtttgtccagggagaaggtgagtctgccctttcggaagccacgcttcagggctgaaagagccacctcctggctcaggttccggacttccagcgtagccttgttgaagcgggtaagataatcccgcaagctttctccctcgttttgccggacatcaaagagggagtcggagaccagtcgccgccggctactgacggcgaaatgggtgatgaagaggcgagtaaactggtcgaaggactggattgagttagcctccaagccggcgaaccacgcccttgccggaccacggagggtcgccgggaaggccttgcagaggagaggatctgatgctccgtggaggagcataagggtcctgaaactctcgacgtgatcccgcgggtccgccgccccgtcatagggctcgatcgccggcattttaaaccccggcggattcggggtccgcaggatcctcgaggcaagcgccggctgggaggagatctccaagtcggcgaagggatctttggagtggcccttcaggacctggagttgtcggtggagatcgtccacccgccggtccagggagcgcgaccgatgggcgggagacaaggagcaccgagaggggaaCCGACTGGAGCGcaggttccttgaggactggggggtctgggaacgcgcccgggcccgcctcttgtaccccgcgcagctccgatgggaaggtcccggcagaatggaccgtgctcgagaatcttcctcgcgccggcgctcctccccatgggagaggaaggagcgcgggttgaggaggacaggtgagcgctcagggagcagcggctcctgggcccgcggcgcccgagacatcacaccctgcaggttctgcactgcctccgcgagggtgcgaacctgctgggctaactggtcaaactgagcggcttcgaccatctgaatgggaggtggagcggtggagtgttgctgagaatgtgttggagacgcagcggcctcccggccggagacgcgagaggccccgcgaccggaggcattggaagctccacgaccacctcgccgtgccattacgatcgctctgagattcgtgccctccttctagcgccaactgttgctggtggtccaaaccgagaacgattggcacagcggtgtgaacggggttccgtttgagttgccttggttggtgttgattgcgctccaccttccaccgaaaaacctgcaagcaagcctcgcaccaccactggggtagcgggggccctccgacgatcaagtcagaggagattggaggataaGGAGAGacaatagtagcaagtaagagaatgctctggaagttcttgcttaccccccctcctccccccagccgcatatataccaggctgggggttctttcaggggggttcgtcatcgtggggcacgatggagctgccactgacacggccgttacagggcgtcgtggggcagcgctgggtacggccatgacagggcgtagtggagctccgccttgtacggctgttacaggggatcgtggagcagcgccagatacaaccgttgcagggagtagtggagcaggaggctgcggcgtgcctctggggaatagcctgtcgttatcgagagatgtccgactcggggtcgggctgcggagacgaagatgtccgactcggggtcggattgctggatcaaggggcagccgactcggggtcgggctgcggagccgaagatgtccgactcggggtcggattgctggatcaaggggctgccgactcggggtcgggctgcggagacgaagatgtccgactcggggtcggattgctggatcaaggggcagccgactcggggtcgggctgcggagccgaagatgtccgactcggggtcggattgctggatcaaggggctgccgtagtcttcctgggcgcgcgtgccggtcacatggggcatggtggctaagttcccccgtaacagttagtaagcctgtgaaaaccaacttgggttcgttgtgatcccgagaaaacagcgagttgggttgtgaactcaaaaaaacaactatactataatcaggaggattatagtgaaattcccaagagagcttgaagagtggacgtaggtgcagtTGGCGCCAAACCACTATACTTTCATGTGTTTGCAATGCTTCTTTAGCTTACTTGCCTATTCATTCAGTTGCAATTCTAGTTAAAATTGTTTAGCTAGTTCTAACTTGCTTCATCTTCATCTTGCTAACTTTGATTAGAATTATACTCTTGATTGTAAGTTAGTTCCTCTGTTTAGATTATCTCTCTGCTATGCTTAACTCCATAAGTTGAATTCTCTGCTGCATGTTCTAATAAGTTGCGTAAGAAGgccagagaattttttttttattttccctaaTTCTAATTCTTCGGAGGGAAAAATTCagagatattaaaaaaaaacaattgctTAATTATAGTATTGATTTTGGGGTCTGTATATTTTGTGGTAATTGTGTCGAGTATTGTCCAACAAACTGTTTATCAATGACTGAAGAATATGAACTTTCTACTTCTAATCGTCACGAATTGAATTATAATAAAATTGCCTTCTtattattgtgtttgtgatgcttcctTTTATTGTTTGATTTCCTCACTTATTTATTTAGACAAATGTCTGATTGAATTGCTTACTTAACTCTTATTCACACATCCTTTAGTTACAAGtatattcaaattatttaacGAAGTTTCACTTGATAAAACTGTATTtattgtattgaattgcatacttgggcaaacttagactaatcttttattgagctcATTTATCTGCTGCCTAATAGTTTTAATTTTGATTAGATTACAATTAATCTGTTGTTAAGTTTTGACTCAAAAGTTTAGaagtaattaaaaattttaaaagtccaatttaccctccctcttgggctgcCACCTAGCCAGCACTTCCCAAACAGCTGATCAATCTGGTTGGCATCCTACCTAGCCCCATCCAGGCGAAGGAGATAGCGGACTTGAAGTCCGTCAATGACCTCGATGTTGACTATGGTCGGCTAGAGCCTCACCGGGAGAGAGTCCACCCAAGCGTCCTCTACCACATCTACACTCCATCAATCACTTATCAGACCTAGAGTTAGCCAAGGTAATGGGCACATACCTACAGATCTCCTGCCAATGATATAAGCACCGCTGGCTACTATGAGGTATATCACCAGGCTGTCGCATATCGAGCAATCAACGTCTCTTTTCTCATAAGAAGAGACTGTACCCCAGTCCTCTCTCACGAGTTGGCTAATAGATCGTCTCCCAAGCTAGCAGGTGCACACTGCAACATCCCCCATGTGATCCCATAGGAAGTTTTGGAGCAGCTACTCGATCCTTTATAGCATAATTTTTGGCACTATAGTGTTGAACATGAGGTAGACTGGTATAGAGCTCAGAACCAATTTCGTTAGGATAAGTCTACCCATCATAAATAACAAGATCGCCCTCTAGCCCTGAATCAACCAGAACCCACGATGATATTCGACATTTCGCTCGTGTATGTTTCTCGGTCTCGGGCCACCACCGAGATTGACGAGATCTCCGGTATTAAAAACCGTGTCTGAGATGCCGCACAAGGGATCGGCGGAACTCGCTTGCCATCTGCGGCTTCCTCTGCCTTTGAGCGGCCACGAGAGAAAGATGCAGAAAGAAGACGAAGCTGACGATACCCTCTTCTTGGACGAATCTTTCTTCGTCAATCGCGAGTAATAAAACCTTACTTTCTGGTTCCTTTTCCttgataatttttcttttttaatttattccaCCGGAAAATGCtgagtttcttttatttttatttttatttttgcttctTCTCTGTTTTCATTTGGTTGCAGCTATGATCTCACCACTTTTACATTTGGGTCTCATGTTCTTAATCTCTTCTGCCTTCGTTCTGCTTCTAGTAAGTTTCTGTTCTTATAATTTTTTGCTTTGGAGTCATTTCTTGGAACTCTTATTTTTTGTAGTAGCATCGCGTTGGTTCGGCTTTGTTATTTGGGCCGTCAGAGGTCTAGTCTAATCTATTGGTTTAGTTATTGGCTTTTGTATAGCTATTCTATTTTGCATTGGAGTAGAGGTGGGAGTGGATTAAAAACCAATCAGTTTAAGATGGTTTTCAAAATGTCGAAGAAGGATAAGAAATTTCTTGGTCAGTACTGTTCCTTGATTTTAGGGATTTGATTTGTTTCAATTTTAGCTCGGTTTGTTTAGGGCTTGGCTGTTCTATCCGGaagtgtttgtgttggatttaGATTAGAAATGATCACTGTGATTTTCACACTTAGAGGTAGAGGACTTATCAAGTTAAGTTTTTGTTCATTTATGGTTAATGATCGTCAATTATAGGTATTTTGCTAGGTTATGCTTCCTCAAGTGGTATTTTATTCATGTTATCATTATGGGATAATATTGTTAATATGGTCCAATAATATTGTTCATCGGTTATTCTTTTAATTTCTGAATCGGTtgaaaaaaatcatcaaaactTTTCGAATACCttgtttcttaatttttttcctgTACACTGTGATGTTTCCAATATGTTTAATCGATTTCTCTCCACTTTAACTGATATTCTATTCAAAATCTCTAgggtttttctgatttttgaattttatatgCTGAAGCACCAAATTGCTTTTGCTTCTGCAATTGAGTTAAGTTCTTCTTTTCTTGACTCTAATTAGGCTGGTGTAATTTTAGAGATTTCTCATCTCAAGGAAGAGCAAGAACTAGGATGCTGTTTCTTGTTATGTTGTTGAGAATTGAGATCAACTATCACGTGATCTATCGTATGAAGGTTGTTTACTGTCAGCACACTCTTGATGAACTGAAAGGGACAACCAGACATCAGTTGTTTTCTGTCAGCAAAGGTTTACTATTAAAATGGAACCTTGCCCAAGTTATTTTCCATGGATTCTGTAGCAACAAAAAGAATGTTTGTTCTTTGCTAATTGGCCACTTACCCTAATTGAGTTTCTGGAAGTATGGAACTGTGTCAGAAGTAGCTTTTCAGCCACACCACTAAGTAGGTGCATACGATAGCAGTTTGCATATGCTTAAAGAGGTGAACTGTATGAACAACTCGTATCCATCTGTAAATGGAGATTATTAACAGTATAGTTGACCTAGCATTCTGGGAGGAATCTAAGATGCTTCTTTCCCTTTTGCATGTTAGATGCAGTTTCTCAAATATTCAAGACTCATGGCTTTCTTCTAATGTATTCCAACAATCTGCATGGCAGCTGACTACGATCTTACAGGCCAATTAGTATGGCCAGGTGCAGTGTTGTTGAACAATTACCTCTCAAAGAATGCTGAAATACTTGAAGGGCATTCAGTGATTGAACTAGGATCTGGAGTTGGTAAGCTAATGACTAACCATGTCTTCTTTCTTTGAAGTTCCCACTTAAAACCAAAAATGTCATTTTTGTCATTTTCCAGGTATTACTGGCATATTGTGCAGTCGATTCTGCCGAGAGGTTGTCTTAACTGATCATAATGAAGATGTTCTTGAGGCAAGGTCTAAGCACCATCTGACCAAATTCTCACTGTTATTTGCTTTGCGATACTTGGTATCTATTTTCAGAGTTCAAATAAGTTGTCGAAACACAATGACAAAAACTATGCTTAAATTTAGATGATAAGTCTCTACTGCAGAAATAGATTCTCTCAACCTTTTAATTTGCCAGAGTGGAAGCATTCAGTAAATGTTGCATTTATGAAAGTTCAAATAATCAGTCAATAACTAATAAAAGTGTACTATATATAGATTGCTAACATTTCAAAATATCTTCTGTGTTGAACACCTTACCAGGATTCACATTTTTATGTCCAGTGATATTGTTCTTGTGTATTCTTCATTACATCCTCTCCTTAAGTTCTTCTTGTGATTTTTATATTCTGATTGTCAATAACTGGTCTTATTCAGATCATGAAGAAAAACATAGAAATCCATTTATCTTCTTCAGAACCAAGTTCTCCAGGTACGAGGTTTTAAGCTTAAAATTGCTGCATATTTTATTGCTCGTAAGttacaaattttgaacagttttGGTTGCAATCAAGAGAATCTCCCAGAAGCATGGTCATCTTATAACCTGACAGGGTGATTGTAGCTGAAACTTGTTGTCTTGCAGGTTTGACAGCTGAGAAACTGGAGTGGGGAAATAGTGTTCAGATCAGTGAAATCTTACAAAAGCATCCGGGGGGATTTGATCTAGTTCTTGGAGCTGATATTTATAtcctggttttttttttcttttcattttcccCCTTTAACTTTCACAAATTATATGCTTTTAGTCCTTGACATTGTGCAAGCTTTCAACAGTCCAGCATTCCTCTTCTTTTCAATACGGTGGAGAAGCTTCTCCATTTTCAGGAAGGCAAATGCAGATTCATACTGGCTTATGTGTCTCGAGCTAAGAGGTACATTTTTCAATTTCATTCTGCATCTTTAATGACCTTGCCATTTTTGATTTGCAGGAATTAGTATATATTTGTTTCTTGTTGCTAACAGTTATGTGTATGTTTCAATATATAGTTGCTACATGTTCAAAATTGTTTAAGCTTTTGGAAGGGCCATATATATAACTGTTCATTATCTATAGCATTTCTAATCTCTGAACTTTCAATAATATCTTCTGTTCTACCAATAGCTTAAATTCCTCAACTACTTGGACAAGATTTCATCTGTATGCAGGTAATTCATGTACTTTTGGGATTATAATGATCATATTCAGAGATTATGCAGTTGCAAACTGGACTGGTATCTAGCTTATCCTATTTAATTATTCAATACACTTCAAATTAAGTAGCATAGTGAATTGAAATTGAAGATCAAAAGATCTATATATTTCACTGAAAGGGATTTAACATTATTAAAGCATCTGTGGCATTGATCATTTCTAATGATGTTTGGTGGAATCTAGCTTGTTTGCTGGGGGCTTTATGAGATAGCAGATTGAGTTATTTATTTCATATTAAATCGACCAAGCTGAGCTTCTTACTCAACTAGCTCACTGTTTTCAACCTAGGATTTGCTTAATAGGATCTTTGTTTTCTGATAGCTAGTTATTAGTTAATTTAGGAATCTGTAGAAGAAAAGGGTGAAGTTACTTAGTTTATTGGTATGCTATCggtagggctgttaacgagccgagccgagcccgagccaaattttaggctcgggctcggtaggCACAAcaaaggctcgggctcgggctcgtaaaGCCCATTTGCCCGAACCCGAGCGTGAGCCCGAGCTCTGGGATGGCGACCAGGGGATGGGGATGGGCGGgcgggagagagaagaaaaaaagaaagaaataaagaagaagagaagaatgaagggaagaaagaaagaaagaagaaaaaggactcGCCTCGTCGCGTGCGGCAGCCGCggccggcttcggccgcgagcgcCGCCGGCACGGCGTCGGCCACAAGCATGGCTGAAGATGCCATTACATCCTACCATGGCTAGGCTGAGGGGTGCGGGAGATGGGAGAGTGCAGTGCTACAGCTGTGACGCTGTTAAAGGGGCGGTGACGTCTTTTAAGGGGTGTTTGATTGCTTTTTGCTGCGGCGAGTAACAGTGGCATATCTTTTGCTtgagggaagaggggggagcGCCAGAGTTTCCCATCGCTACACCAATATCGAAGCACTGGTCCTGTACGGCAACTGGGTGTGAGCTTTTAAAAGCTAGCAAGTGCGGGTGGGCCCGTGGGGGGAgggaagagggaaaaaaaggcCAGGGAACGTCGTTCGATGCCCAGATCAACGCCGTGTTCGCGGCCATGTCTGCCCTCAAGTACAACGACGTTAAAGTCGTGGTCTCTGAGACGGGGTGGCCATCGAAGGGGGATGC
The DNA window shown above is from Phoenix dactylifera cultivar Barhee BC4 unplaced genomic scaffold, palm_55x_up_171113_PBpolish2nd_filt_p 002379F, whole genome shotgun sequence and carries:
- the LOC120109559 gene encoding protein N-lysine methyltransferase METTL21A-like isoform X2; this translates as MFLGLGPPPRLTRSPVLKTVSEMPHKGSAELACHLRLPLPLSGHERKMQKEDEADDTLFLDESFFVNRDYDLTTFTFGSHVLNLFCLRSASTDYDLTGQLVWPGAVLLNNYLSKNAEILEGHSVIELGSGVGITGILCSRFCREVVLTDHNEDVLEIMKKNIEIHLSSSEPSSPGLTAEKLEWGNSVQISEILQKHPGGFDLVLGADIYILSSIPLLFNTVEKLLHFQEGKCRFILAYVSRAKR
- the LOC120109559 gene encoding protein N-lysine methyltransferase METTL21A-like isoform X1 produces the protein MFLGLGPPPRLTRSPVLKTVSEMPHKGSAELACHLRLPLPLSGHERKMQKEDEADDTLFLDESFFVNRDYDLTTFTFGSHVLNLFCLRSASTDYDLTGQLVWPGAVLLNNYLSKNAEILEGHSVIELGSGVGITGILCSRFCREVVLTDHNEDVLEIMKKNIEIHLSSSEPSSPGLTAEKLEWGNSVQISEILQKHPGGFDLVLGADICFQQSSIPLLFNTVEKLLHFQEGKCRFILAYVSRAKR